A window of the Lactuca sativa cultivar Salinas chromosome 7, Lsat_Salinas_v11, whole genome shotgun sequence genome harbors these coding sequences:
- the LOC111895721 gene encoding anther-specific protein SF18, with translation MRKGSVGFLAFLLLIFVFAISEITTVKAKVCEKPSKTWFGVCKDTAKCDKQCIEWEGAEHGACHQREAKYMCFCYSKCEAKASPTPPSTAPPANGSPTPPGTPGSEGGQQPPAEGGKPPCKRMRATSKHLIGSDHLT, from the exons ATGAGAAAAGGTTCAGTTGGTTTTTTGGCATTCCTTCTACTAATTTTCGTTTTTGCTATCTCAG AAATTACAACCGTGAAGGCGAAAGTATGTGAAAAGCCAAGCAAGACCTGGTTTGGGGTGTGCAAAGACACAGCCAAGTGCGACAAGCAGTGCATAGAGTGGGAGGGTGCAGAACATGGAGCATGTCATCAACGTGAAGCAAAATACATGTGCTTTTGCTACTCCAAATGTGAAGCCAAAGCGTCTCCTACTCCTCCCTCAACTGCTCCCCCTGCAAATGGGTCACCGACTCCTCCTGGAACTCCTGGAAGTGAAGGCGGACAACAACCTCCTGCGGAAGGTGGAAAACCACCATGCAAAAGGATGCGAGCCACCTCCAAGCATTTGATTGGATCCGATCATCTTACATGA